In Pongo abelii isolate AG06213 chromosome 15, NHGRI_mPonAbe1-v2.0_pri, whole genome shotgun sequence, a single window of DNA contains:
- the LOC134760008 gene encoding rootletin-like yields the protein MGGLSGELRTELVEEVKSGRLLAVLSDAESGSLSPTASGGSPWGLSGQRTPFPPRHSSQGRGSSPSQGPSPACSDSCTLPLIPSTPPCTSASCRTCVGAMRQARTCWAPCGGSSATARVIGGPRGTAAAPAGQDRGRHAGPRRSSAQGAAAAEHQRAPEQAAVQ from the exons ATGGGAGGCCTCAGTGGCGAGCTGAGGACTGAGCTAGTGGAGGAGGTGAAATCAGGAAGGCTTCTT GCGGTCCTGTCTGACGCTGAGAGCGGCAGCCTGAGTCCAACAGCGTCAGGTGGCAGCCCATGGGGGCTCTCGGGCCAGAGGACCCCATTCCCACCACGGCACTCCTCGCAGGGCCGAGGCAGTTCGCCCAGCCAAGGCCCCTCCCCGGCCTGCTCAGACTCCTGCACTCTCCCTCTGATCCCATCCACTCCGCCCTGCACAAGCGCCAGCTGCAG GACATGCGTGGGCGCTATGAGGCAAGCCAGGACCTGCTGGGCACCCTGCGGAGGCAGCTCAGCGACAGCGAGAGTGATCGGGGGTCCTAGAGGAACAGCTGCAGCGCCTGCGGGACAAGACCGGGGGCGCCATGCAGGCCCACGAAGAAGCTCAGCGCAAGGTGCAGCGGCTGCGGAGCACCAAAGAGCTCCTGAGCAG gctgcagtgcagtga
- the LOC134760009 gene encoding rootletin-like, translated as MSMVEQALRLESGELETQEPRRLVQQIVELRRQLQEEQASYWHKLQAYQEGQQQQAQLVLRLQGKNTDHSQDLESILIWLEEEQPRSASLAQVNAML; from the exons GTGGAGCAGGCTCTGCGGCTGGAGTCTGGGGAGCTGgagactcaggagcccaggagGCTGGTACAGCAGATCGTGGAGTTGCGGAGGCAGCTGCAGGAGGAGCAGGCCTCCTACTGGCACAAGCTGCAGGCCTACCAGGAGGGCCAGCAGCAGCAGGCCCAGCTTGTGCTGCGGCTGCAGGGCAAG AACACAGACCACAGCCAAGACCTGGAGAGCATCCTCATCTGGCTCGAGGAAGAGCAGCCGAG GAGTGCCAGCCTGGCCCAGGTGAATGCCATGCTCTGA